A region of Pseudomonas sp. Marseille-Q3773 DNA encodes the following proteins:
- a CDS encoding DUF1302 domain-containing protein yields MAFRTSGLSGPLSLLASALFSVPALAVQFNLGEIEGQFDSALSFGTSISTANPDPALHNSANSDDGRLNFASGDVFSAVFKGTHDLELKHANLGVFLRGTYWYDTALRDHDQRFKPVEDNNRKRSAKSAGTQLLDAFGYYLYDIDGQPGSARLGKQVVNWGESTFIQGGLNVINPFNLAALRRPGSEVKDALVPVNLFYVTQNLTEALSVDGFYQLDWDQTQLDNCGTFFSNNDFLPDGCDGLDVGARLLGNPAAVAGLAPFGVNLTSEGVRIPRGSDQDARDGGQWGVSLRWYVAALDTEFGAYAANYHSRTPYLGTVSSPYFDNSRFAPQLCANLGIGPAGCAGFLGSAAGQSLVGALRLGTSRYRVQYPEDIRMYGLSFATTLRSGTALQGELSYRPNMPMQLNGTDIIQSLLNVDGRSPLLADGLRPDSASTLFDGYRRKEVTQLQVTAVHAFSQVLGANQMLLVGEAGATYVGGLEGDAGPRYGRSGTFNSGELADNSVCRAISKTPEHCNDKGFMTPFSWGYRLRATLTYPNVIAGFDLRPNLSWSHDVHGTGPVEGSAFSEGSRAISVGLDATLASTYSLSLSYTDFIDGDYGTRGDRDFVSLSLGVTF; encoded by the coding sequence ATGGCATTCCGTACTTCTGGTCTTTCGGGGCCGTTGTCGCTGCTTGCATCTGCACTTTTTTCTGTGCCTGCCCTGGCCGTGCAATTTAATCTTGGAGAAATTGAAGGACAGTTTGATTCAGCGCTTTCGTTTGGCACCAGCATTTCCACTGCCAACCCGGACCCGGCTTTGCACAACAGTGCAAACAGTGATGACGGCCGCCTGAACTTTGCCTCGGGTGATGTGTTTTCGGCAGTATTCAAAGGTACCCATGATCTGGAGCTCAAACATGCCAACCTGGGTGTGTTCCTGCGTGGCACCTACTGGTACGACACAGCGCTGCGCGACCATGACCAGCGCTTCAAGCCAGTCGAGGACAACAACCGCAAGCGCTCGGCCAAGAGCGCAGGTACCCAGTTGCTCGACGCCTTCGGCTACTACCTCTACGACATCGATGGTCAGCCAGGCTCGGCAAGGCTGGGCAAGCAGGTGGTGAACTGGGGCGAGAGCACCTTCATCCAGGGTGGGCTGAACGTCATCAATCCCTTCAACCTGGCGGCGTTGCGCCGCCCAGGTTCGGAGGTGAAGGACGCGCTGGTCCCGGTGAACCTGTTCTATGTCACCCAGAACCTGACCGAGGCTTTGTCGGTCGATGGCTTCTACCAGCTGGACTGGGACCAGACCCAGCTCGACAACTGCGGCACGTTCTTCTCCAACAACGACTTCCTGCCCGATGGTTGCGATGGCCTGGACGTGGGAGCCAGGTTGCTTGGCAACCCGGCTGCCGTGGCCGGCCTTGCACCGTTTGGCGTCAACCTGACCAGCGAAGGCGTGCGCATACCCCGCGGCAGTGACCAGGATGCCCGCGACGGCGGGCAGTGGGGCGTTTCGCTGCGCTGGTACGTGGCGGCGCTGGACACCGAGTTCGGTGCCTACGCTGCCAACTATCACAGCCGCACGCCTTATCTGGGGACGGTCAGCAGCCCATATTTCGACAACAGCCGCTTCGCCCCACAGTTGTGCGCCAACCTGGGCATCGGCCCGGCCGGCTGTGCCGGGTTCCTCGGGTCCGCTGCCGGTCAGTCGCTGGTCGGCGCATTGCGCCTGGGCACCTCCCGGTACCGCGTGCAGTACCCCGAGGACATCCGCATGTACGGTTTGTCGTTCGCCACCACCCTGCGCAGCGGTACGGCTCTGCAGGGTGAGCTGAGTTACCGGCCGAATATGCCCATGCAGCTCAACGGTACCGACATCATCCAGTCGCTGCTCAATGTCGACGGCCGTTCGCCTTTGCTGGCCGACGGGTTGCGACCAGACAGCGCCAGCACGCTGTTCGACGGCTACCGGCGCAAGGAGGTGACCCAGCTTCAGGTGACCGCCGTGCATGCCTTCAGCCAGGTACTGGGGGCCAACCAGATGCTGCTGGTGGGCGAGGCCGGGGCCACCTACGTCGGCGGACTGGAGGGCGATGCGGGCCCGCGTTACGGCCGCTCGGGTACCTTCAACAGTGGCGAACTGGCGGACAACAGCGTATGTCGGGCGATTTCCAAGACGCCAGAGCACTGTAACGACAAAGGCTTCATGACCCCGTTCTCCTGGGGCTACCGGTTACGTGCCACCTTGACCTACCCCAACGTGATCGCCGGCTTCGACCTGCGGCCGAACCTGTCCTGGTCGCACGATGTGCACGGTACAGGCCCGGTGGAGGGCTCGGCTTTCAGCGAGGGCTCCAGGGCCATTAGCGTCGGGCTGGATGCGACACTTGCCAGCACCTACAGCCTGAGCCTGTCGTACACCGACTTTATCGATGGCGACTATGGCACCCGTGGCGACCGGGACTTTGTCTCGCTGAGCCTGGGTGTCACCTTCTGA
- a CDS encoding DUF1329 domain-containing protein has product MLMIGLFWASTGLAAAGLPDNLTPVGAERAASPDGRIPAWQGGLTVAQQRLGDNGTPLDPYAAEQPLYRITATNYRRYQGQLSDGQVALLKRFPQTFELPVYPTHRSVAVPAGVAASAARNALQVQLDDHGNGLRGFSGVIAFPRPDNGLEVIWNHLTRHRNASYIQMSDSVTPLKNGRFVLMSARQDVARPEGLSVLGASNVLYYFTYRMMAPSRLAGDAMVVHETLDQVAEPRLSWVYSASQRRVRRAPSIAYDTTGPGTAGLRTADSRDMFNGAPDRYQWKLLGKQTLHVPYNSYRLASPELSYAELIKPGHVNPAPTRYELHRVWVVEATLKPGAQHIYAKRRFYVDEDTWAILETDSYDAGGQLWRTSQAHSFYHPGGEVAVNAMEVTYDLKSGRYHASGLINEQRRPFDFNVRTSLSYFSPGALRSFGVR; this is encoded by the coding sequence ATGCTGATGATCGGCCTGTTCTGGGCCAGCACCGGGTTGGCTGCAGCAGGCCTGCCTGACAACCTGACCCCTGTGGGGGCTGAACGTGCGGCCAGCCCGGATGGCCGTATCCCGGCCTGGCAAGGCGGTTTGACCGTTGCCCAGCAGCGCCTGGGCGACAACGGCACGCCGCTGGATCCGTATGCCGCCGAGCAGCCGCTGTACCGGATCACGGCAACCAACTATCGGCGTTACCAGGGCCAGCTTTCCGACGGTCAGGTCGCTTTGCTCAAGCGCTTCCCGCAAACCTTCGAACTGCCGGTCTACCCCACTCATCGCAGCGTGGCGGTGCCTGCCGGAGTCGCCGCCTCGGCTGCCCGCAACGCATTGCAGGTGCAGCTGGACGACCACGGCAACGGTCTGCGCGGGTTCAGTGGGGTGATTGCGTTTCCTCGGCCGGACAATGGCCTGGAGGTGATCTGGAACCACCTGACCCGGCACCGCAATGCCAGCTATATCCAGATGTCCGACAGCGTCACACCGCTAAAGAACGGCCGCTTTGTACTGATGAGCGCGCGCCAGGACGTAGCCCGCCCGGAAGGCCTGAGCGTGCTGGGTGCAAGCAATGTGCTGTACTACTTCACCTACCGCATGATGGCCCCATCACGGCTTGCCGGTGATGCCATGGTGGTCCATGAAACCCTTGACCAGGTAGCCGAGCCCCGCTTGTCCTGGGTCTACAGTGCCAGTCAGCGGCGTGTGCGGCGCGCGCCGAGCATCGCCTACGACACCACCGGGCCAGGCACTGCCGGCCTGCGTACTGCCGACAGCCGCGACATGTTCAATGGCGCCCCCGACCGTTACCAGTGGAAATTGCTAGGCAAGCAGACCCTGCATGTGCCCTACAACAGCTACCGCCTGGCATCGCCCGAGCTGAGCTATGCCGAGCTGATCAAACCTGGCCATGTCAATCCGGCGCCGACCCGCTACGAGCTGCATCGGGTGTGGGTGGTGGAGGCGACCCTGAAGCCCGGCGCACAGCACATCTACGCCAAGCGACGCTTCTATGTGGACGAAGATACCTGGGCCATTCTCGAAACCGACAGCTACGATGCTGGCGGCCAGCTGTGGCGCACATCACAGGCTCACAGCTTTTACCACCCGGGCGGCGAGGTGGCGGTCAACGCAATGGAGGTCACCTATGACCTCAAGAGTGGCCGCTACCATGCGTCAGGACTGATCAACGAGCAGCGTCGGCCGTTTGACTTCAATGTTCGCACCAGCCTTTCGTATTTCTCTCCCGGCGCCTTGCGCAGCTTTGGTGTGCGCTGA
- a CDS encoding DUF202 domain-containing protein — translation MDVFEPRPDWARRLLGQGEAPDPRFTLANERTFLAWIRTALALLGGGIAIETFAGQALQAPLRLWLVGGLMVLSTLLSAGACLRWLRVERALRQRRPLPLPALVPLLALGCLVAALMAAAVLWPRWHA, via the coding sequence ATGGACGTGTTTGAACCACGGCCGGACTGGGCGCGGCGTCTGCTGGGGCAGGGCGAGGCACCCGACCCTCGCTTCACCTTGGCCAACGAGCGCACGTTCCTCGCCTGGATCCGAACCGCGCTGGCGTTGCTGGGAGGTGGGATTGCCATCGAGACCTTTGCCGGCCAGGCCCTGCAGGCGCCGCTTCGGCTTTGGCTGGTCGGCGGCCTGATGGTGTTGAGCACGCTGCTGAGCGCCGGCGCCTGCCTGCGCTGGCTGCGGGTGGAGCGTGCCTTGCGCCAGCGCCGGCCATTGCCGCTGCCGGCGCTGGTGCCGCTATTGGCACTGGGTTGTCTGGTCGCGGCATTGATGGCCGCTGCCGTGTTGTGGCCGCGCTGGCATGCTTGA
- a CDS encoding DUF202 domain-containing protein: MLDPGLQAERTELAWRRTWLALVVVVGLALRQGDLPLAALVGIATLMLLARQGRRYSEGLAMLRAERGQPAILPVVALGSAVCLMALAGLHRLANGG; the protein is encoded by the coding sequence ATGCTTGATCCGGGTTTGCAGGCCGAACGCACCGAACTGGCCTGGCGGCGTACCTGGCTGGCGCTGGTGGTAGTCGTGGGGCTGGCTTTGCGGCAGGGCGACCTGCCGCTGGCCGCACTGGTGGGCATCGCAACGCTGATGCTGTTGGCCCGCCAGGGGCGACGCTACAGCGAGGGCCTGGCGATGTTGCGCGCCGAGCGCGGTCAGCCTGCGATTCTGCCGGTAGTGGCGCTGGGTAGCGCGGTGTGCCTGATGGCGCTGGCAGGGTTGCACCGGTTGGCGAACGGGGGCTGA
- a CDS encoding alkyl sulfatase dimerization domain-containing protein: MRFPLSMLALALLTPLPSLATTAAKDATAATQASNQQWLQRLPFDDHGDFEAARRGLLERFDGPVTTADGRTVWDLGQYRFLAPGQAPATVNPSLWRIAQLNTIAGLFKVTEGIYQVRGLDLANMTIVEGQDGLIVLDPLLAVETARAGLELYFRHRPRKPVTTVIYTHPHIDHFGGVRGVIDEADVKAGKVQVIAPEGFFEHAVGENVLAGPAMKRRAQYMYGAPLPRGPRGQVDAGLGKGVPANATVSLIAPTLEISQPLQRMTLSGVEVEFQLTPGTEAPAEMNIYFPGLKALCMAENATHVQHNVLTLRGALVRDPKIWAHYLDQSLLRYGDQAEVVFAQHHWPTWGGPAIREYLADQRDMYAFIDSQTLRLINQGQTPMEIAQSLASLPPRLASKWYSRDYYGSLSHNVRAVYQRYMGFYDGNPANLDPLPPQAAGKRYVAAMGGADRVLAQARQAFAEGDYRWVAQLVNHLVFAEPGNTAARELQADALEQLGYQSENATWRNAYLSGAQELRGGVAASTGSGGNADDMVRALTPSLFFDYLGVRVDAFKAADSDLSINWRFTDLGEDYALTLRNGVLTHRDLTRHPQADVQVSMSKRTLDRIALKQTGFLKEATLGEISIEGERVKFLRFMGGLENTDSRFNIVTP, translated from the coding sequence ATGCGCTTCCCACTGTCGATGCTGGCGCTCGCCCTGCTGACGCCCCTGCCGAGCCTGGCCACTACGGCGGCAAAGGACGCCACCGCGGCCACCCAGGCCAGCAACCAGCAATGGCTGCAACGCCTGCCCTTCGATGACCACGGGGATTTCGAGGCGGCCCGTCGCGGGCTGCTCGAGCGCTTCGACGGGCCGGTCACGACCGCCGATGGCAGGACAGTGTGGGACTTGGGTCAGTACCGTTTTCTCGCCCCGGGGCAGGCCCCGGCCACGGTAAACCCGAGCCTGTGGCGCATCGCCCAGCTGAACACTATCGCCGGTCTGTTCAAGGTCACCGAAGGTATCTACCAGGTTCGCGGCCTGGACCTGGCCAACATGACCATCGTTGAAGGCCAGGACGGGCTGATCGTGCTCGACCCGCTGCTGGCCGTCGAAACCGCCAGGGCTGGCCTTGAACTGTATTTCCGACACCGTCCGCGCAAGCCGGTGACCACGGTCATCTACACCCACCCGCACATCGACCACTTCGGCGGCGTGCGCGGGGTGATCGACGAGGCGGACGTCAAGGCCGGCAAGGTTCAGGTCATTGCACCTGAAGGCTTCTTCGAGCATGCCGTCGGCGAAAACGTGCTGGCCGGTCCGGCCATGAAACGCCGCGCCCAGTACATGTACGGCGCACCACTGCCCCGCGGGCCACGCGGCCAGGTGGATGCCGGCCTGGGCAAAGGGGTGCCGGCCAATGCCACCGTCAGCCTGATAGCACCGACGCTGGAAATCAGCCAGCCACTGCAACGCATGACCCTCAGCGGCGTGGAGGTAGAGTTCCAGTTGACCCCGGGCACCGAAGCGCCAGCAGAGATGAACATCTACTTCCCTGGGCTCAAGGCATTGTGCATGGCCGAGAACGCCACCCACGTGCAGCACAATGTGCTGACCCTACGCGGTGCGCTGGTGCGTGACCCAAAAATATGGGCGCACTACCTGGACCAATCGCTGTTGCGTTACGGCGACCAGGCCGAGGTAGTCTTCGCCCAGCATCACTGGCCGACCTGGGGCGGGCCGGCAATCCGCGAATACCTGGCCGACCAGCGTGACATGTATGCCTTCATCGATAGCCAGACCTTGCGCCTGATCAACCAGGGCCAGACACCGATGGAAATCGCCCAGAGCCTGGCCAGCCTTCCGCCACGCCTGGCCAGCAAATGGTACAGCCGCGACTACTATGGCTCGCTCAGCCATAACGTACGTGCTGTCTACCAACGCTATATGGGCTTTTACGATGGCAACCCGGCCAACCTCGATCCACTGCCGCCACAAGCTGCCGGCAAGCGCTACGTGGCAGCAATGGGTGGCGCCGATCGGGTGCTGGCCCAGGCACGCCAGGCCTTTGCCGAAGGTGACTACCGCTGGGTGGCGCAATTGGTGAACCATCTGGTATTCGCCGAACCGGGCAATACCGCAGCGCGCGAACTGCAAGCCGATGCGCTGGAGCAGCTGGGTTACCAGAGCGAGAACGCCACCTGGCGCAATGCCTACCTCAGCGGCGCCCAGGAGCTGCGCGGCGGCGTAGCCGCCAGCACCGGCAGTGGCGGCAATGCCGACGATATGGTGCGGGCTCTGACACCCAGCCTGTTCTTCGATTACCTCGGGGTACGGGTGGATGCCTTCAAGGCGGCGGATAGCGACCTCAGCATCAACTGGCGCTTCACCGACCTGGGCGAAGACTACGCTCTTACCCTGCGCAACGGCGTGCTCACCCATCGCGACCTGACTCGTCACCCACAGGCCGATGTGCAGGTGAGCATGAGCAAACGGACATTGGACCGGATTGCCTTGAAGCAGACCGGGTTCCTCAAGGAGGCCACCCTGGGCGAAATCTCCATCGAAGGTGAGCGGGTGAAGTTCCTGCGCTTCATGGGCGGCCTGGAGAACACCGATTCCCGTTTCAACATCGTGACCCCTTGA
- a CDS encoding LysR family transcriptional regulator, producing the protein MPYILAMNISNFDLNLLRVFDMLLREQNVSRAAERLALTQPTVSNALARLRDQLGDPLLVRVGRRMRPTPRALALEGPIRAALQQIEQTLATGDAFEPQRSHRQLRIALTDFVEQLCMPPLLARLQVLAPHLRIDVVHLAPNLPAEALDRGDLDLVLGRFDEVPARFSRHPWRRETLQVALRQKHPQLAPDQALDLQAFLGLRHIWVHGGQTRGMVDQWLAEQGLTRQIAYTTPNYLQAAHLAAATEMCVVLPRQLAQQFAKLLPLTVHELPFALEPFELELVHLTHRRHDPALAWLVEQILGLAPA; encoded by the coding sequence ATGCCATATATTCTGGCCATGAATATTTCCAACTTCGATCTGAACCTGTTGCGGGTCTTCGACATGCTGCTGCGCGAGCAGAACGTCTCACGGGCGGCTGAACGACTGGCCCTGACCCAGCCCACGGTCAGCAACGCCCTGGCGCGGCTGCGCGACCAGCTTGGCGACCCGCTGCTGGTTCGTGTGGGCCGGCGCATGCGCCCTACGCCGCGGGCACTGGCACTGGAGGGGCCGATTAGAGCGGCGTTGCAACAGATCGAGCAGACCCTGGCCACCGGTGATGCCTTCGAGCCACAGCGCAGCCACCGTCAGCTGCGCATCGCCCTCACCGACTTCGTCGAACAGCTGTGCATGCCACCGCTGCTGGCACGCTTGCAGGTACTGGCCCCACACTTGCGCATCGATGTGGTGCACCTGGCCCCCAACCTGCCGGCCGAAGCGCTGGACCGCGGCGACCTCGATCTGGTGCTGGGGCGCTTCGATGAGGTGCCGGCACGCTTCAGCCGCCACCCCTGGAGGCGCGAAACCCTGCAAGTCGCGCTGCGCCAGAAGCATCCGCAACTGGCGCCGGACCAGGCGCTGGACCTTCAGGCGTTCCTCGGCTTGCGGCACATCTGGGTACACGGTGGCCAGACCCGGGGCATGGTCGACCAATGGCTGGCCGAACAAGGCCTGACCCGGCAGATTGCTTACACCACGCCCAACTACCTGCAAGCCGCGCATCTGGCCGCCGCCACCGAGATGTGCGTGGTGCTGCCGCGACAACTTGCGCAGCAGTTCGCGAAGTTGCTGCCCCTGACGGTGCACGAACTGCCCTTTGCCCTGGAGCCGTTCGAGCTGGAACTGGTGCACCTGACCCATCGCCGGCACGACCCCGCCCTTGCCTGGCTGGTAGAGCAGATCCTGGGGCTTGCGCCTGCCTGA
- a CDS encoding 3-hydroxyacyl-CoA dehydrogenase: MNTPFAINQVAVIGAGTMGRGIVISLASAGLSVLWLDSNASALDAGLSMVSQAWAQQVEKQRVTQAEAEACLARVQTVDGYTALAQADLVIEAVYESLELKQEIFRALDQHLKPEAILASNTSALDIDAIAMVTRRPSQVLGLHFFSPAHVMKLLEIVRGAHTDQAVLDTALALGERLGKVVVVAGNCPGFIGNRMLRSYVAEARKLLLEGALPHQVDTVLQQFGFAMGPFRMYDVVGIDLEWRARQLARQGMHDPLVQVDNALCDLGRLGQKTGKGYYRYVPGSRQAEHDPEVDALVLKISNDLGYRRRGISAEEIVERCLLALVNEGAKILQEGIAASSADIDRVWLNGYGFPAATGGPMRWADDQGTAFVLARLEYLQSVLGEHWRPAALLYTLVANGKRFEQQAEVQA; encoded by the coding sequence GTGAATACCCCCTTTGCGATCAATCAGGTGGCCGTGATAGGCGCAGGTACCATGGGCCGCGGCATTGTCATCAGCCTCGCCAGTGCCGGCCTGTCGGTGCTGTGGCTCGACAGCAACGCATCAGCCCTGGACGCTGGCCTGAGCATGGTCAGCCAGGCGTGGGCCCAGCAGGTGGAAAAGCAGCGTGTCACCCAGGCCGAGGCCGAAGCCTGCCTGGCGCGGGTGCAGACGGTGGATGGCTATACCGCGCTGGCCCAGGCCGATCTGGTGATCGAGGCGGTGTATGAAAGCCTTGAACTGAAGCAGGAAATCTTCCGCGCCCTGGATCAGCACCTCAAACCTGAGGCGATTCTGGCCAGCAATACTTCGGCGCTGGACATCGACGCGATCGCGATGGTGACCCGGCGGCCGTCGCAGGTACTGGGCCTGCATTTCTTCAGCCCCGCGCATGTCATGAAGCTGCTCGAGATTGTGCGCGGCGCGCACACCGACCAGGCGGTGCTCGATACCGCCCTGGCGCTGGGCGAACGCTTGGGCAAAGTGGTGGTAGTGGCCGGTAACTGCCCAGGTTTCATCGGCAATCGCATGCTGCGCAGTTATGTGGCCGAAGCACGCAAGTTGCTGCTCGAAGGCGCGCTGCCGCATCAGGTGGATACGGTGCTGCAACAGTTCGGTTTTGCCATGGGCCCGTTCCGCATGTACGACGTGGTAGGCATCGACCTGGAATGGCGCGCCCGTCAGCTGGCCAGGCAGGGCATGCACGATCCGCTGGTGCAAGTGGACAATGCACTGTGCGATCTGGGCCGGCTGGGTCAGAAGACCGGGAAGGGCTATTACCGTTATGTACCTGGCAGCCGCCAGGCCGAGCATGACCCCGAGGTCGACGCCCTGGTGCTCAAGATCTCCAACGACCTGGGTTACCGACGCCGGGGCATCAGCGCGGAGGAAATCGTCGAGCGCTGCCTGCTGGCGCTGGTCAACGAAGGCGCGAAGATTCTGCAGGAAGGCATCGCTGCCAGCAGTGCCGACATCGACCGGGTGTGGCTCAACGGTTATGGCTTCCCGGCGGCCACAGGTGGCCCGATGCGATGGGCCGATGACCAGGGTACAGCATTCGTCCTGGCCCGGCTGGAATACCTGCAAAGCGTACTGGGAGAGCACTGGCGCCCGGCCGCTCTGCTGTACACGCTGGTGGCCAACGGCAAGCGTTTCGAGCAGCAGGCGGAGGTTCAGGCATGA